In a single window of the Gossypium hirsutum isolate 1008001.06 chromosome A13, Gossypium_hirsutum_v2.1, whole genome shotgun sequence genome:
- the LOC107893107 gene encoding protein BOLA4, chloroplastic/mitochondrial isoform X1, with product MAKTLITTRPFFFSSIKASLFLKSFPLFCHSNNISFSSHPTLLPIKNHPDSSFFGSSNINKSTRNVEKKNRIVSRTSSGILGHRRFSIKATHVNDPGSIDSPLIQSMEKKIKEHLNAESVIVQDASGDGRHVCIDVVASAFDGQLVVNRQRMVYKAIWEELQNTVHAVDQMTTKTPSEAAASQK from the exons ATGGCGAAGACTCTAATAACTACGCGCCCCTTCTTCTTTTCGTCAATAAAAGCTAGTCTTTTCCTCAAATCCTTCCCTCTTTTTTGCCACTCCAACAACATATCCTTTTCCTCTCACCCCACACTTTTGCCAATTAAAAACCATCCAGATTCAAGCTTTTTTGGTTCTTCCAACATTAATAAATCAACCAGAAATGTTGAAAAGAAGAACAGAATTGTTTCGAGAACCAGCTCTGGAATTTTGGGTCACCGCAGATTTTCGATAAAAGCTACTCACGTTAATGATCCTGGCTCTATTGACTCTCCTCTCATTCAATCTATGGAGAAAAAG aTCAAGGAACATTTGAATGCAGAATCAGTCATTGTACAAGATGCATCTGGAGATGGCCGGCATGTTTG CATTGATGTCGTTGCTTCAGCATTCGATGGACAGTTGGTTGTGAACAGGCAGAGGATGGTTTACAAAGCCATATGGGAAGAGCTACAAAACACAGTGCATGCAGTAGACCAGATGACCACCAAAACCCCCAGTGAAGCAGCAGCAAGTCAGAAGTGA
- the LOC107893107 gene encoding uncharacterized protein isoform X2, which yields MAKTLITTRPFFFSSIKASLFLKSFPLFCHSNNISFSSHPTLLPIKNHPDSSFFGSSNINKSTRNVEKKNRIVSRTSSGILGHRRFSIKATHVNDPGSIDSPLIQSMEKKFSVINSQATAKHISQSWMIVRVIVQSMQRHDQGTFECRISHCTRCIWRWPACLH from the exons ATGGCGAAGACTCTAATAACTACGCGCCCCTTCTTCTTTTCGTCAATAAAAGCTAGTCTTTTCCTCAAATCCTTCCCTCTTTTTTGCCACTCCAACAACATATCCTTTTCCTCTCACCCCACACTTTTGCCAATTAAAAACCATCCAGATTCAAGCTTTTTTGGTTCTTCCAACATTAATAAATCAACCAGAAATGTTGAAAAGAAGAACAGAATTGTTTCGAGAACCAGCTCTGGAATTTTGGGTCACCGCAGATTTTCGATAAAAGCTACTCACGTTAATGATCCTGGCTCTATTGACTCTCCTCTCATTCAATCTATGGAGAAAAAG TTTTCAGTAATTAATTCCCAGGCGACTGCTAAGCATATCTCTCAGAGCTGGATGATAGTCAGGGTTATAGTGCAGTCAATGCAGAGACACG aTCAAGGAACATTTGAATGCAGAATCAGTCATTGTACAAGATGCATCTGGAGATGGCCGGCATGTTTG CATTGA